A genomic stretch from Methanomassiliicoccales archaeon includes:
- the purS gene encoding phosphoribosylformylglycinamidine synthase subunit PurS codes for MVVVDIRIELKPGVADPEGQNTKKALELLGFKNIKGVRSVKLFEIDLDMAEREAIATCEEMCRRLLANPVIHNYKIELK; via the coding sequence ATGGTTGTCGTCGACATACGCATAGAGTTGAAGCCTGGTGTTGCTGATCCAGAGGGACAGAATACGAAGAAGGCCCTTGAGCTTTTGGGTTTCAAGAATATTAAGGGCGTGCGCTCAGTTAAACTATTCGAGATCGACCTCGATATGGCAGAGAGAGAAGCGATCGCCACCTGCGAAGAAATGTGCAGACGCTTGCTTGCGAATCCGGTAATCCACAATTACAAAATCGAATTGAAGTGA
- a CDS encoding NAAT family transporter, protein MSFEFALSAFATIFAIVNPIGNIPIFEAVTMGYSKELKKKVIRKICTVTTGVLFVFAIFGQWIFSLYGITIPAFKIAGGLLLFSVAFSMMHGQRSRAKISDEDQEEAMAKEVVGIVPLGIPMFAGPGAITTVMIFVSEAMKSSDMIVDMFSIFISIILTVIISYLLLTYSEPLFRRMGRSGAMAFSRIMGLLLAAVAVNFILSGVFQSINDYFMGLFG, encoded by the coding sequence ATGAGTTTCGAGTTTGCCCTGAGCGCGTTTGCAACCATCTTCGCCATCGTCAATCCAATTGGCAATATCCCGATCTTTGAAGCAGTCACGATGGGATATTCCAAGGAATTGAAGAAGAAGGTCATCAGAAAGATTTGTACGGTTACCACTGGCGTGCTTTTCGTTTTCGCAATTTTCGGCCAATGGATTTTCTCGTTATACGGAATCACGATTCCAGCATTCAAGATCGCGGGCGGCCTTCTGCTCTTTTCCGTTGCCTTTTCAATGATGCACGGCCAGCGTTCAAGGGCTAAGATCAGCGATGAGGATCAGGAAGAGGCGATGGCGAAGGAGGTTGTCGGAATTGTACCGCTCGGCATTCCAATGTTCGCAGGTCCAGGCGCGATCACGACCGTGATGATATTTGTTTCGGAGGCCATGAAGTCAAGCGATATGATCGTTGATATGTTTTCGATTTTCATCTCGATCATTCTGACGGTCATCATCAGCTACTTATTGCTCACATACTCAGAACCGTTGTTCAGGAGAATGGGCAGAAGCGGTGCGATGGCTTTTTCAAGAATCATGGGTCTCCTTCTCGCGGCAGTTGCGGTGAACTTCATCCTCTCAGGCGTTTTCCAGTCAATAAATGATTATTTCATGGGATTATTTGGTTAG
- a CDS encoding tRNA (adenine-N1)-methyltransferase, producing the protein MLKEGETLYLLDDKGRRYWFILKKNMIKIEGLGILDGNRIIGAENGISVEIAGKRFFVLRPGVPELMESIERSTQVIISKDAAHIVHFLNLKCGDIVVEAGAGSGCLTIALLNAIQPYGKVISFELRQEFAQKAKKNVMRSQLEKHWELRIDDIKTAKMDMPVDAAVLDIPDPWEALDNVTKMLKGGGRFCAYVPNVNQLENTVKRLRTEGYVEIRAFENLQRPMEVHEGGTRPAFEMLGHTGYLIFARKVLREKPSVN; encoded by the coding sequence ATGCTGAAGGAAGGCGAGACTCTTTACTTGCTCGATGATAAAGGTAGGCGCTATTGGTTCATTTTAAAAAAGAATATGATTAAGATCGAGGGTCTCGGGATTCTCGATGGGAATAGAATTATCGGCGCTGAAAACGGCATTTCAGTTGAAATCGCTGGTAAAAGATTTTTTGTTCTCAGACCTGGAGTCCCTGAGCTAATGGAGTCGATTGAACGCAGCACCCAAGTCATCATCAGTAAGGACGCTGCCCACATCGTTCATTTTCTTAATTTAAAATGCGGGGATATCGTGGTCGAGGCTGGCGCTGGTTCAGGATGCCTGACCATCGCGCTCCTGAACGCGATTCAACCTTATGGTAAGGTCATTTCATTTGAGTTAAGGCAAGAATTTGCTCAAAAAGCTAAAAAGAACGTGATGAGGAGCCAACTGGAAAAACATTGGGAGTTGAGAATCGATGATATTAAAACGGCCAAGATGGATATGCCCGTTGATGCGGCGGTTCTCGACATCCCAGATCCCTGGGAAGCACTCGACAACGTGACTAAGATGTTGAAAGGCGGGGGAAGATTCTGTGCATATGTTCCAAATGTCAACCAGCTGGAAAACACCGTAAAGCGATTGAGAACCGAGGGCTATGTGGAAATCCGGGCATTTGAAAATTTACAGAGACCAATGGAGGTTCACGAAGGGGGTACGAGACCTGCCTTTGAAATGCTTGGCCATACTGGATATCTCATTTTTGCACGAAAAGTCCTGCGAGAAAAGCCAAGTGTTAACTAA
- a CDS encoding proline--tRNA ligase, translating into MKKEENFSEWYNEIVEKANLTDKRYPIKGMNVWTPYGWKIMSLIDSFIRKECDATGHEEVYFPLLIPETEFRKEKEHIKGFDAEVYWVTHAGTNPLDIRLLLRPTSETAMYPIFSLWIRSHTDLPLKVYQIVNTFRYETKQTRAFIRVREIHFFESHTCHVDEEDAQRQVEEDFVILERIARRLCLPYLLLKRTDWDKFPGAYYTVGVDTALPDGRSLQLGSIHHYRENFSRPFEIKYEDPEGNIRYVHQTTFGMSERLVGAVVGVHGDDRGLILPPDIAPFQVVIIPILAKGKTEEITREAVKLRDELAHAGIRVKLDDRDERPGSKFYDWEIKGVPLRLELGARDIAQNVVTFVRRDEGERGTINRIEVVDAVRRILTQIADDLLKKARENLMKSIETIDSIENIPKKIVRFGWCGSEDCGKRFEEMTELKLLGTPYYKEEFHGPCIVCGKPTEIVAYAARAM; encoded by the coding sequence ATGAAAAAAGAAGAGAATTTCAGCGAATGGTACAACGAAATCGTCGAAAAAGCGAATCTCACGGATAAGAGGTATCCGATCAAAGGAATGAATGTCTGGACGCCTTACGGATGGAAGATCATGTCCCTCATTGACTCATTCATCAGAAAAGAGTGTGACGCGACTGGACATGAGGAAGTTTACTTTCCACTGCTCATCCCTGAGACGGAATTTAGGAAGGAAAAAGAACATATCAAGGGATTCGATGCGGAAGTATACTGGGTTACACATGCAGGAACAAATCCCCTTGATATCAGGCTACTCTTGAGGCCAACAAGCGAGACGGCGATGTATCCGATATTCTCACTCTGGATCAGGTCACATACTGATCTGCCCTTGAAAGTTTATCAAATCGTGAACACATTCAGGTATGAGACAAAGCAGACGAGGGCATTCATCAGGGTAAGAGAAATTCATTTCTTTGAATCTCACACCTGCCATGTTGATGAGGAGGACGCACAGCGGCAGGTAGAAGAAGACTTTGTTATCCTTGAACGAATCGCGCGCCGTCTTTGTCTCCCCTATTTGCTGTTAAAAAGGACAGACTGGGACAAATTCCCAGGCGCTTACTACACGGTAGGTGTCGATACCGCTTTACCAGATGGGCGCAGCTTGCAGCTCGGCAGCATTCACCATTACAGAGAGAACTTCTCGAGACCGTTCGAGATCAAATATGAAGATCCAGAAGGCAACATAAGATATGTGCATCAGACGACATTCGGCATGAGTGAGCGGCTCGTAGGCGCTGTCGTGGGCGTTCACGGCGATGATCGTGGGCTCATTTTGCCACCAGACATCGCGCCTTTCCAAGTCGTCATCATTCCGATACTTGCAAAAGGAAAGACTGAGGAGATCACGAGAGAGGCGGTAAAACTGAGGGACGAGCTTGCACATGCGGGGATCAGAGTCAAACTTGATGACAGAGACGAAAGACCAGGAAGCAAGTTCTACGACTGGGAGATTAAAGGGGTACCGCTGAGACTTGAGCTCGGTGCGAGGGATATTGCGCAAAATGTTGTGACATTTGTAAGAAGGGACGAGGGGGAGCGTGGAACAATCAATCGAATCGAAGTTGTCGATGCGGTCAGAAGAATTTTAACACAGATAGCCGATGATCTTCTCAAGAAGGCTCGCGAAAATCTGATGAAATCGATCGAGACGATCGATTCGATTGAGAACATCCCCAAGAAAATCGTGCGTTTCGGCTGGTGTGGTTCAGAGGATTGCGGGAAGAGATTTGAAGAGATGACAGAACTAAAGCTGCTGGGTACCCCCTACTATAAAGAAGAATTTCATGGACCGTGCATTGTCTGCGGAAAACCGACGGAAATCGTTGCTTATGCGGCGAGAGCGATGTAA
- a CDS encoding ribose-phosphate diphosphokinase has translation MIIVSGSSSRNLANDLAERINLEHVRATSRKFPDGECYVRIEKEMIDEEVIIVQNSYPNDMLVELFLLQDAARNLGAKKIINVIPYFGYARQDKIFLKGEAISARVMAKHLDLEADKVITVDIHTPKIIEWFGKATAIDVHAAECIGKYFINDGIDLVLAPDQGASGRAKAVASVLGSTWDHLLKTRLSGTEVRITPSNVDARGKKVLIVDDIISTGGTIEAATRELRRLGAKAVYAACTHGLFIGGALERLRKSCDKIVATNTIEGEVSMISVAPAIAAALQ, from the coding sequence ATGATCATCGTAAGTGGCTCATCTTCAAGGAATCTGGCTAATGATCTTGCTGAGCGAATCAATCTTGAACATGTCCGGGCAACTTCGAGGAAATTCCCAGACGGGGAATGTTATGTTCGGATTGAGAAGGAAATGATTGATGAGGAGGTTATCATCGTTCAAAATTCGTATCCGAATGACATGCTCGTCGAACTCTTTCTCTTGCAGGATGCTGCCAGAAATCTCGGCGCGAAGAAGATTATCAATGTAATCCCTTACTTCGGATATGCCCGTCAGGATAAGATCTTCCTCAAGGGCGAGGCCATCAGCGCTCGTGTCATGGCTAAACATCTTGACCTCGAAGCAGATAAGGTTATCACGGTCGATATTCACACCCCAAAGATCATCGAATGGTTTGGAAAAGCTACAGCGATCGATGTTCACGCAGCGGAATGTATCGGAAAATATTTCATCAATGATGGGATCGACCTCGTTCTCGCTCCAGATCAGGGAGCTTCAGGTAGGGCGAAGGCCGTTGCATCGGTTTTGGGTTCGACATGGGATCATCTTCTCAAGACAAGATTAAGCGGTACTGAGGTGAGAATAACACCAAGTAATGTCGACGCTAGAGGAAAAAAGGTGCTTATCGTCGATGATATTATTTCAACGGGCGGTACAATCGAAGCGGCAACGAGAGAGCTGCGAAGACTCGGAGCGAAAGCGGTCTACGCTGCCTGCACACACGGACTTTTCATCGGCGGCGCACTCGAACGCCTGAGAAAGTCTTGCGACAAGATCGTGGCTACGAACACGATTGAAGGGGAAGTGTCAATGATATCCGTGGCGCCAGCAATCGCCGCCGCTCTCCAATGA